One Oryza glaberrima chromosome 11, OglaRS2, whole genome shotgun sequence genomic region harbors:
- the LOC127754623 gene encoding uncharacterized protein LOC127754623 yields the protein MRRTQPIFIKEASKFIDQAKAHALRENMTKIFCLCRHCKNQKLLVDPGEILGHIMEYGFTANYKVWTYHGEFANPEDDDEELSFEMNEAENFIIEDMSRERMDVDVSTDSDDFDGGFDLEDMLRHVEPEVLAGRSRGLENWQALEKASKDLLYDETKGCDKDFTVLRSVLELLRLKAKHGWSDTRFNDLMSLLRMLLPKPYFVPSNTYQAKKLICPLSLGVEKIHACKNHCILYRKEYADLECCPTCGTSRYKTGNGPVDSECTDPDSDKGKHGKIPSMVMWYLPIKDCLKRLYSNPTDAELMRWHQESRKIDGMIRHPADARQWKTFDAKHPEFAKDPRNVRFALSTDGMNPFGPNQPGIDIDVFLEPLMEDMEELWKEGLRLWDEFKQEHFNLRAIIFVTINDLPANFSLSGQIKGKTGCLICLEKTSYKYLTSSLKTVYMRHRRFLPQRHRYRKMARLFDNTVENDTAPVARGGTYVYEITKKIKVVYEKGKKKTVKRKKADGDNSTASPFKKHSIFFKYLDYWKDLEIRHAINVMHLEKNVFDSTIGTFLDIPSKTKDGLKSRNDLVDLSIRHDLHPVVLPNGKTEIPPACYSLTLEEKKAFCKCLQGVRVPIGFASNIRKLVSMKDLTISGYNAHDCHMLLTVFLPIAIRAVKPVHTKVVITKLCYFFNRISQKVFDPLELGPLQTFAVETVCQLEMYFPPSFLDMMEHLIVHIIPQIIEFGPLYLHQMWAYECYMSILKGYVRNRAHPEGSMIEGYTTEEAVECCMDYIKDANAIGIPVHRHDGRLSGRGTVGRKQFFDNDYKKVSAAHNSVLQQLAIVEPFIERHLEEIKACFPGRSNDWVSREHKRRFPQWFKDLNLPVGDSVEELTL from the exons ATGCGGAGAACGCAGCCGATATTTATTAAGGAAGCATCTAAATTTATTGATCAGGCTAAGGCGCATGCTTTGAGGGAGAATATGACAAAGATCTTTTGTCTGTGCCGTCATTGCAAGAATCAGAAATTGTTGGTAGATCCTGGTGAAATATTGGGTCACATAATGGAGTACGGATTCACCGCCAACTACAAGGTTTGGACCTATCACGGGGAATTCGCCAATCCggaagatgacgatgaagagTTAAGTTTCGAGATGAATGAGGCAGAGAATTTTATAATTGAAGACATGTCGCGTGAAAGAATGGATGTCGATGTTTCCACCGATAGTGATGAttttgatggtggttttgatttaGAGGATATGCTACGCCATGTTGAACCAGAGGTGCTAGCAGGCAGGTCACGAGGATTGGAGAATTGGCAGGCATTAGAGAAGGCATCGAAGGATCTTCTTTACGATGAAACGAAGGGATGTGATAAGGATTTCACAGTCTTGCGTTCAGTGCTTGAACTTCTGAGATTGAAGGCTAAACATGGATGGTCGGACACAAGGTTTAATGATCTGATGAGTTTGTTGCGTATGTTGCTTCCTAAGCCTTACTTTGTACCATCAAACACGTATCAAGCGAAGAAACTCATATGTCCTTTATCTCTTGGTGTAGAAAAGATTCATGCTTGTAAGAATCACTGCATATTATACCGTAAAGAATATGCGGACTTGGAATGTTGCCCAACGTGTGGCACAAGTCGGTATAAAACGGGGAATGGGCCCGTAGATTCAGAGTGTACCGATCCAGATTCCGATAAAGGTAAGCACGGAAAGATTCCTTCAATGGTGATGTGGTACCTACCAATTAAGGACTGCCTGAAGCGTCTGTACTCAAACCCGACTGATGCTGAGTTGATGAGATGGCATCAAGAGAGCCGGAAAATAGATGGTATGATTCGACATCCCGCCGACGCTCGCCAATGGAAGACATTTGATGCAAAACACCCAGAATTTGCTAAGGATCCTAGGAATGTAAGGTTTGCGTTGAGCACTGATGGAATGAACCCGTTTG GTCCAAACCAACCTGGAATCGACATAGATGTTTTCCTTGAGCCTTTGATGGAGGACATGGAGGAGCTTTGGAAAGAGGGGTTACGACTATGGGATGAGTTTAAGCAGGAGCACTTCAATCTACGTGCGATCATATTCGTTACCATCAATGACCTACCTGCAAACTTTTCATTATCTGGGCAGATTAAAGGGAAGACTGGATGTCTGATATGTCTGGAGAAAACTTCGTACAAATACCTGACGTCGTCTTTGAAGACAGTGTACATGCGACATCGACGGTTCCTACCACAAAGACATAGGTACCGTAAGATGGCTAGATTGTTCGATAATACAGTGGAGAATGACACTGCCCCAGTAGCAAGAGGTGGTACATACGTGTATGAGATAACAAAGAAGATTAAGGTTGTATATgaaaagggaaagaagaagacAGTAAAAAGGAAGAAAGCTGATGGTGACAACAGTACTGCGTCGCCTTTCAAGAAGCACTcaattttcttcaaatacttagATTACTGGAAGGACCTAGAGATTCGACATGCAATTAATGTTATGCACCTCGAGAAGAACGTGTTTGATAGCACCATTGGCACATTTCTGGACATCCCGAGTAAAACGAAGGATGGATTGAAGTCACGTAACGACCTTGTAGATTTGTCCATACGGCATGACCTTCACCCAGTAGTGCTGCCAAATGGGAAGACCGAGATTCCTCCTGCTTGTTACTCGTTGACACTTGAAGAGAAAAAAGCCTTCTGTAAATGTTTACAAGGGGTTAGAGTGCCTATTGGTTTCGCATCGAACATCAGGAAGCTAGTATCAATGAAGGATTTGACCATTTCGGGATACAATGCGCATGACTGTCATATGTTGCTAACGGTATTCCTACCAATTGCTATAAGGGCAGTCAAACCAGTCCATACAAAGGTGGTTATAACAaagttgtgctactttttcaatcGAATTTCGCAGAAGGTATTTGATCCTCTGGAATTAGGTCCGCTTCAGACATTTGCCGTCGAGACTGTATGCCAGCTTGAGATGTATTTCCCACCATCATTTTTAGATATGATGGAGCATTTGATCGTTCACATCATCCCTCAGATTATTGAATTTGGTCCATTATACTTACATCAGATGTGGGCCTATGAGTGTTACATGTCGATCCTCAAAGGCTATGTACGCAATCGCGCTCACCCAGAAGGATCAATGATAGAGGGATACACAACTGAAGAGGCAGTCGAGTGTTGTATGGACTACATAAAGGATGCTAATGCCATTGGCATTCCTGTTCATCGACATGATGGTAGATTGTCTGGAAGGGGTACTGTTGGTAGGAAGCAGTTCTTCGATAATGATTACAAAAAGGTGTCCGCGGCACACAACAGCGTTCTTCAACAGCTCGCTATCGTTGAGCCATTCATTGAGCGACACCTAGAAGAAATCAAAGCCTGCTTCCCAGGGCGGTCCAATGATTGGGTATCAAGAGAGCACAAGCGTCGCTTTCCTCAGTGGTTCAAAGATCTAAACCTGCCAGTTGGTGATTCTGTGGAGGAACTTACTTTATAA
- the LOC127755900 gene encoding exocyst complex component EXO70A1-like: MVVAAAARPQTAEALSKRASMLRDSLQRSQGNTDGMVTILGSFDHRLSALEAAMRPTQVRTHAIRMAHENIDKTIKAADGILSQFDLARRAEAAVLKGPHEDLESYLEAVDLLKGIVRFFSTNKNFKSSEGVLNHVNNLLAKSALKIEEEFRQLMTTYSKPIEPDRLFDCLPKSLRPTKDDPDAEPGNAGHSEHPSKSLETAVYRTPTLIPPRILPLMNDIAQQLIQAGNQQSCYKIYRDTRGSALESSLRKLGVEKLSKEDVQKMQWEALEAKIGNWIHFMRIAVKLLLAGERKICDQIFDGVNFNKDQCFAELTANSVVTLLSFGDAVAKSKRSPEKLFVLLDMYEVMHELQPEIEVIFEGKSCSEMREASLGLAKRLAQTAQETFADFEEAVEKDASKTIVNDGTVHPLTSYVINYVKFLFDYQSTLKLLFQEFETGSETESQLAVVTMRIMQALQNNLDGKSKQYRDPALTYLFLMNNIHYMVRSVRRSEAKDILGDDWIQRHRRIVQQNANQYKRVAWAKILQTLSIQGAGSTGSSDLSSSGVSRAMIKERFKSFNMQFEELHAKQSQWIVPDQELRESLRLAVAEVLLPAYRSFVKRFSNLVENGKNPHKYVRYSPEMVEQLLGEFFEGQQWGEQKR; this comes from the exons atggtggtggcggcggcggcgaggccgcagACGGCGGAGGCGCTGTCGAAGCGGGCGAGCATGCTGCGGGACTCGCTGCAGAGGAGCCAGGGGAACACGGACGGGATGGTCACCATCCTCGGATCCTTCGACCACCGCCTCTCCGCGCTCGAGGCCGCCATGCGCCCCACCCAG GTGAGGACGCACGCGATCCGGATGGCGCACGAGAACATCGACAAGACGATCAAGGCCGCCGACGGCATCCTCTCCCAGTTCGACCTTGCGCGCCGG GCTGAGGCAGCGGTATTGAAGGGTCCTCATGAGGATTTAGAGAGCTACCTGGAGGCAGTGGATCTGCTCAAAGGCATCGTTCGCTTCTTTTCCACAAACAAGAACTTCAAGAGCAGTGAAGGAGTTCTGAATCATGTCAACAACCTGTTGGCTAAGTCTGCTCTGAAAATTGAAGAGGAATTTAGGCAGCTGATGACTACGTACAG CAAACCTATTGAGCCTGATCGTCTCTTTGATTGTCTTCCCAAGTCTCTGCGGCCAACAAAAGATGATCCTGACGCTGAACCAGGGAATGCTGGCCACTCTGAGCATCCATCCAAAAGCTTGGAGACTGCAGTATACCGGACACCAACACTAATTCCTCCAAGAATCCTGCCTCTCATGAATGACATCGCTCAGCAGCTCATTCAGGCTGGAAATCAGCAGTCATGCTATAAAATTTACAG AGATACCCGTGGATCTGCACTAGAATCGAGCCTTCGGAAATTGGGAGTAGAGAAGCTTAGTAAAGAGGATGTACAGAAGATGCAGTGGGAAGCTTTGGAGGCTAAAATTGGAAACTGGATCCATTTTATGCGAATTGCG GTCAAACTACTACTAGCAGGTGAAAGAAAAATCTGTGACCAGATTTTTGATGGTGTCAACTTTAACAAGGATCAATGTTTTGCTGAACTGACAGCAAATAGTGTCGTGACTCTTCTAAGCTTTGGAGATGCCGTTGCTAAAAGCAAAAGGTCTCCTGAAAAGTTGTTTGTATTGCTAGACATGTACGAAGTAATGCATGAACTTCAACCCGAG ATTGAGGTGATTTTCGAAGGAAAATCATGCTCTGAGATGCGGGAGGCTTCATTGGGCTTGGCTAAGCGCTTGGCTCAGACTGCTCAAGAAACCTTTGCTGATTTTGAGGAGGCTGTTGAAAAGGATGCTTCGAAGACTATTGTTAATGATGGAACTGTGCATCCTTTGACTAGCTATGTGATTAATTATGTTAAATTCTTATTTGA TTACCAATCGACACTGAAGCTACTATTTCAGGAATTTGAAACTGGTAGTGAGACAGAATCTCAACTTGCTGTTGTTACCATGAGGATAATGCAAGCCCTACAAAATAACTTGGATGGAAAATCTAAACAGTACAGGGATCCTGCATTGACCTACTTATTTCTGATGAATAACATTCATTATATGGTCAGATCTGTTCGAAG ATCAGAAGCAAAGGATATACTTGGTGATGACTGGATTCAGAGGCACCGTAGAATTGTGCAGCAAAATGCCAATCAGTATAAACGTGTTGCTTGGGCAAAG ATTCTCCAGACTCTTTCCATACAAGGTGCGGGCAGCACTGGTTCATCAGATCTTAGCAGCAGTGGGGTTTCAAGAGCTATGATCAAAGAACG GTTTAAATCTTTCAACATGCAATTCGAAGAGCTCCATGCAAAGCAATCTCAGTGGATTGTACCTGATCAGGAATTGCGTGAATCCTTGAGGCTTGCGGTAGCTGAGGTTCTGTTACCAGCCTATCGGTCGTTTGTCAAACGTTTCAG TAACCTTGTTGAGAATGGCAAGAACCCGCACAAATACGTGAGGTACAGCCCAGAGATGGTGGAGCAGCTGTTGGGGGAATTCTTCGAAGGACAGCAATGGGGGGAGCAGAAGCGCTGA